Proteins from one Rosa chinensis cultivar Old Blush chromosome 7, RchiOBHm-V2, whole genome shotgun sequence genomic window:
- the LOC112176769 gene encoding puromycin-sensitive aminopeptidase isoform X1, which produces MARLVLPCKSSAFVRTSLLGLISSAPRHSRVSFLRNSAKQVSRYRFLTSEVCFQAVCRRNCRFPYTSVPRDRQGSSRLICSVATETVPEQVEESKMGTPKEIFLKDYKMPDYYFDTVDLKFSLGEEKTIVTSKIAVFPRVEGSSSPLVLDGKDLKLLSIRINSKDIKEDDYQLDSRHLTIKSLPSGTFTLEIETETYPQKNTSLEGLYKSSGNFCTQCEAEGFRKITFYQDRPDIMAKYTCRIEADRSLYPVLLSNGNLIEQGDLEGNKHYALWEDPFKKPCYLFALVAGQLESRDDTFVTRSGRTVALRIWTPAQDVPKTAHAMYSLKAAMKWDEDVFGLEYDLDLFNIVAVPDFNMGAMENKSLNIFNSKLVLASPETASDGDYAAILGVIGHEYFHNWTGNRVTCRDWFQLSLKEGLTVFRDQEFSSDMGSRTVKRIGDVSKLRTYQFPQDAGPMAHPVRPHSYIKMDNFYTVTVYEKGAEVVRMYKTLLGTEGFRKGMDLYFKRHDGQAVTCEDFFAAMRDANNADFANFLQWYSQAGTPVVKVASSYNAEARTFSLKFSQEVPPTPGQPVKEPMFIPVAVGLLDSTGKEISLSSVYHDGTLQYIASNGQPVYTTVLRVTKKEEEFVFSDVSERPIPSLLRGYSAPIRLETDLTDDDLYLLLAYDSDGFNRWEAGQVLARKLMLSLVADFQQNKPLVLNPKFLHGLKSILSDSSLDKEFVAKAITLPGEVEIMDIMEVADPDAAHAVRTFIKKQLANELKAELLRTVENNRSSEEYVFDHPNLARRALKNIALAYLASLEDSTCTELVLHEYKAATNMTDQFAALAAIAQNPGKARDDVLADFYSKWQDDFLVVNKWFALQAASDIPGNVENVRKLLSHPAFDLRNPNKVYSLIGGFCSSPVNFHGKDGSGYKFLGEIVTELDKINPQVASRMVSAFSRWKRFDVTRQNLAKAQLEKILSTNGLSENVFEIASKSLAA; this is translated from the exons ATGGCTCGGTTGGTTCTGCCATGCAAGAGTTCGGCTTTTGTGAGGACCAGTCTTCTGGGATTGATCTCATCTGCTCCT cgTCACAGCCGTGTTAGTTTCTTGAGGAATTCAGCAAAACAAGTTTCCAGATATCGCTTTCTTACTTCAGaggt ATGTTTTCAGGCTGTGTGCCGAAGGAATTGTCGCTTTCCATATACTTCAGTACCG AGAGATAGGCAAGGAAGCAGTAGGTTAATCTGTTCAGTTGCCACAGAAACTGTGCCAGAGCAAGTCGAAGAGTCTAAAATGGGTACACCAAAGGAAATCTTTTTGAAGGATTACAAAATGCCTGATTACTACTTTGACACG GTGGATTTGAAATTTTCACTTGGTGAGGAGAAAACAATTGTTACTTCAAAAATAGCTGTGTTTCCCAGAGTTGAAG GCTCCTCTTCCCCATTGGTCTTGGACGGGAAAGATCTTAAGTTGCTCTCTATTCGCATCAATAGCAAGGATATAAAG GAGGACGACTACCAATTGGATTCGCGCCACCTGACGATAAAATCACTACCTAGTGGTACATTTACTTTAGAAATTGAAACAGAGACGTATCCCCAGAAGAACACATCATTAGAG GGTCTTTACAAGTCATCTGGGAATTTCTGTACTCAGTGTGAAGCTGAAGGTTTTCGTAAAATCACATTCTATCAG GACCGTCCTGATATAATGGCAAAATATACATGCCGCATTGAAGCTGATAGATCATTATACCCAGTGTTGTTGTCTAATGGAAATCTCATAGAGCAGGGAGACCTGGAG GGTAACAAACATTATGCTCTTTGGGAGGATCCGTTCAAGAAACCCTGCTACTTGTTTGCTTTGGTTGCTGGACAGCTTGAGAGTAGAGATGACACATTTGTTACTCGATCAGGTCGGACGGTGGCCTTGAGGATTTGGACCCCAGCTCAAGACGTACCAAAGACTGCACATGCCATGTATTCACTAAAGGCGGCTATGAAATGGGATGAGGAT GTTTTTGGTCTTGAGTATGACCTGGATCTCTTCAACATTGTAGCTGTTCCAGATTTTAACAT GGGAGCTATGGAAAACAAGAGCTTGAAT ATCTTCAATTCCAAACTTGTCTTGGCATCTCCAGAAACTGCTTCTGATGGAGATTATGCTGCCATTTTGGGAGTCATTGGCCATGAG TATTTCCATAACTGGACTGGCAACAG AGTGACATGTCGTGACTGGTTTCAGCTCAGCCTGAAGGAGGGTCTTACTGTGTTCCGTGATCAG GAATTTTCATCTGATATGGGTAGTCGCACTGTAAAGCGGATTGGTGATGTTTCCAAACTCAGAACTTATCAGTTTCCACAG gaTGCTGGTCCCATGGCTCATCCTGTGCGGCCACATTCTTACATCAAG ATGGATAACTTCTATACAG TGACG GTGTATGAAAAG GGAGCTGAAGTGGTCAGGATGTACAAAACCTTACTCGGGACTGAAGGATTCCGAAAG GGTATGGATCTTTACTTCAAGAGACATGATGGACAAGCTGTAACCTGTGAAGACTTTTTTGCTGCCATGCGAGATGCCAACAATGCAGATTTTGCTAACTTCTTACAATG GTACTCCCAGGCTGGGACCCCTGTTGTCAAAGTTGCATCGTCTTACAACGCTGAAGCCCGTactttttctttgaaatttag TCAAGAGGTACCACCAACTCCAGGGCAGCCTGTTAAAGAACCTATGTTCATTCCAGTGGCAGTAGGTTTGCTTGATTCAACTGGCAAGGAGATTTCGCTCTCCTCTGTGTATCATGATGGGACATTGCAATATATTGCTAGCAATGGTCAGCCAGTCTACACAACAGTTCTTAGAGTAACGAAG aaagaagaagagtttGTCTTCTCTGATGTATCTGAGCGGCCCATTCCATCTCTACTACGCGGCTATAGTGCACCTATTCGTCTGGAAACTGATCTCACTGATGATGATCTCTATTTACTCCTCGCTTATGATTCAGATGGATTCAATCG CTGGGAGGCGGGACAAGTGCTGGCGCGTAAGTTGATGCTAAGTTTGGTTGCTGATTTTCAACAAAACAAACCTTTGGTCTTGAATCCTAAGTTTCTGCATGGGCTCAAAAGCATACTATCCGACTCTAGCTTGGATAAA GAATTTGTTGCAAAAGCAATAACTCTGCCTGGCGAAGTAGAGATAATGGATATCATGGAAGTTGCAGATCCTGATGCTGCTCATGCTGTTCGAACTTTTATAAAGAAGCAGCTTGCAAATGAACTGAAAGCAGAGCTTCTTCGCACA GTTGAGAACAACAGGAGCTCAGAAGAGTACGTGTTTGACCACCCTAATCTGGCCAGACGTGCTCTGAAGAATATTGCTCTTG CATATCTTGCCTCCCTTGAAGATTCAACATGCACTGAGCTTGTGCTACATGAGTATAAGGCTGCCACAAACATGACCGATCAGTTTGCAGCTTTGGCGGCCATAGCCCAAAATCCTGGTAAAGCTCGTGATGATGTTCTGGCTGACTTCTATAGCAAGTGGCAGGATGACTTTTTG GTTGTGAATAAATGGTTTGCACTTCAAGCTGCGTCTGACATTCCCGGTAATGTTGAGAATGTGCGGAAGCTCTTAAGCCACCCAGCATTTGACTTGCGTAATCCAAACAAGGTGTACTCACTGATTGGGGGTTTCTGTAGTTCTCCTGTGAACTTTCATGGGAAGGATGGATCAGGCTACAAGTTTTTGGGAGAAATCGTGACTGAATTAGATAAAATAAATCCTCAG GTGGCCTCCCGCATGGTGTCAGCCTTCTCAAGGTGGAAGCGCTTTGATGTAACCCGGCAAAACCTTGCCAAG GCACAGCTGGAGAAGATATTGTCCACCAATGGACTTTCAGAAAACGTGTTTGAGATTGCTTCAAAGAGCTTGGCTGCTTGA
- the LOC112176769 gene encoding puromycin-sensitive aminopeptidase isoform X2, translating to MARLVLPCKSSAFVRTSLLGLISSAPRHSRVSFLRNSAKQVSRYRFLTSEAVCRRNCRFPYTSVPRDRQGSSRLICSVATETVPEQVEESKMGTPKEIFLKDYKMPDYYFDTVDLKFSLGEEKTIVTSKIAVFPRVEGSSSPLVLDGKDLKLLSIRINSKDIKEDDYQLDSRHLTIKSLPSGTFTLEIETETYPQKNTSLEGLYKSSGNFCTQCEAEGFRKITFYQDRPDIMAKYTCRIEADRSLYPVLLSNGNLIEQGDLEGNKHYALWEDPFKKPCYLFALVAGQLESRDDTFVTRSGRTVALRIWTPAQDVPKTAHAMYSLKAAMKWDEDVFGLEYDLDLFNIVAVPDFNMGAMENKSLNIFNSKLVLASPETASDGDYAAILGVIGHEYFHNWTGNRVTCRDWFQLSLKEGLTVFRDQEFSSDMGSRTVKRIGDVSKLRTYQFPQDAGPMAHPVRPHSYIKMDNFYTVTVYEKGAEVVRMYKTLLGTEGFRKGMDLYFKRHDGQAVTCEDFFAAMRDANNADFANFLQWYSQAGTPVVKVASSYNAEARTFSLKFSQEVPPTPGQPVKEPMFIPVAVGLLDSTGKEISLSSVYHDGTLQYIASNGQPVYTTVLRVTKKEEEFVFSDVSERPIPSLLRGYSAPIRLETDLTDDDLYLLLAYDSDGFNRWEAGQVLARKLMLSLVADFQQNKPLVLNPKFLHGLKSILSDSSLDKEFVAKAITLPGEVEIMDIMEVADPDAAHAVRTFIKKQLANELKAELLRTVENNRSSEEYVFDHPNLARRALKNIALAYLASLEDSTCTELVLHEYKAATNMTDQFAALAAIAQNPGKARDDVLADFYSKWQDDFLVVNKWFALQAASDIPGNVENVRKLLSHPAFDLRNPNKVYSLIGGFCSSPVNFHGKDGSGYKFLGEIVTELDKINPQVASRMVSAFSRWKRFDVTRQNLAKAQLEKILSTNGLSENVFEIASKSLAA from the exons ATGGCTCGGTTGGTTCTGCCATGCAAGAGTTCGGCTTTTGTGAGGACCAGTCTTCTGGGATTGATCTCATCTGCTCCT cgTCACAGCCGTGTTAGTTTCTTGAGGAATTCAGCAAAACAAGTTTCCAGATATCGCTTTCTTACTTCAGag GCTGTGTGCCGAAGGAATTGTCGCTTTCCATATACTTCAGTACCG AGAGATAGGCAAGGAAGCAGTAGGTTAATCTGTTCAGTTGCCACAGAAACTGTGCCAGAGCAAGTCGAAGAGTCTAAAATGGGTACACCAAAGGAAATCTTTTTGAAGGATTACAAAATGCCTGATTACTACTTTGACACG GTGGATTTGAAATTTTCACTTGGTGAGGAGAAAACAATTGTTACTTCAAAAATAGCTGTGTTTCCCAGAGTTGAAG GCTCCTCTTCCCCATTGGTCTTGGACGGGAAAGATCTTAAGTTGCTCTCTATTCGCATCAATAGCAAGGATATAAAG GAGGACGACTACCAATTGGATTCGCGCCACCTGACGATAAAATCACTACCTAGTGGTACATTTACTTTAGAAATTGAAACAGAGACGTATCCCCAGAAGAACACATCATTAGAG GGTCTTTACAAGTCATCTGGGAATTTCTGTACTCAGTGTGAAGCTGAAGGTTTTCGTAAAATCACATTCTATCAG GACCGTCCTGATATAATGGCAAAATATACATGCCGCATTGAAGCTGATAGATCATTATACCCAGTGTTGTTGTCTAATGGAAATCTCATAGAGCAGGGAGACCTGGAG GGTAACAAACATTATGCTCTTTGGGAGGATCCGTTCAAGAAACCCTGCTACTTGTTTGCTTTGGTTGCTGGACAGCTTGAGAGTAGAGATGACACATTTGTTACTCGATCAGGTCGGACGGTGGCCTTGAGGATTTGGACCCCAGCTCAAGACGTACCAAAGACTGCACATGCCATGTATTCACTAAAGGCGGCTATGAAATGGGATGAGGAT GTTTTTGGTCTTGAGTATGACCTGGATCTCTTCAACATTGTAGCTGTTCCAGATTTTAACAT GGGAGCTATGGAAAACAAGAGCTTGAAT ATCTTCAATTCCAAACTTGTCTTGGCATCTCCAGAAACTGCTTCTGATGGAGATTATGCTGCCATTTTGGGAGTCATTGGCCATGAG TATTTCCATAACTGGACTGGCAACAG AGTGACATGTCGTGACTGGTTTCAGCTCAGCCTGAAGGAGGGTCTTACTGTGTTCCGTGATCAG GAATTTTCATCTGATATGGGTAGTCGCACTGTAAAGCGGATTGGTGATGTTTCCAAACTCAGAACTTATCAGTTTCCACAG gaTGCTGGTCCCATGGCTCATCCTGTGCGGCCACATTCTTACATCAAG ATGGATAACTTCTATACAG TGACG GTGTATGAAAAG GGAGCTGAAGTGGTCAGGATGTACAAAACCTTACTCGGGACTGAAGGATTCCGAAAG GGTATGGATCTTTACTTCAAGAGACATGATGGACAAGCTGTAACCTGTGAAGACTTTTTTGCTGCCATGCGAGATGCCAACAATGCAGATTTTGCTAACTTCTTACAATG GTACTCCCAGGCTGGGACCCCTGTTGTCAAAGTTGCATCGTCTTACAACGCTGAAGCCCGTactttttctttgaaatttag TCAAGAGGTACCACCAACTCCAGGGCAGCCTGTTAAAGAACCTATGTTCATTCCAGTGGCAGTAGGTTTGCTTGATTCAACTGGCAAGGAGATTTCGCTCTCCTCTGTGTATCATGATGGGACATTGCAATATATTGCTAGCAATGGTCAGCCAGTCTACACAACAGTTCTTAGAGTAACGAAG aaagaagaagagtttGTCTTCTCTGATGTATCTGAGCGGCCCATTCCATCTCTACTACGCGGCTATAGTGCACCTATTCGTCTGGAAACTGATCTCACTGATGATGATCTCTATTTACTCCTCGCTTATGATTCAGATGGATTCAATCG CTGGGAGGCGGGACAAGTGCTGGCGCGTAAGTTGATGCTAAGTTTGGTTGCTGATTTTCAACAAAACAAACCTTTGGTCTTGAATCCTAAGTTTCTGCATGGGCTCAAAAGCATACTATCCGACTCTAGCTTGGATAAA GAATTTGTTGCAAAAGCAATAACTCTGCCTGGCGAAGTAGAGATAATGGATATCATGGAAGTTGCAGATCCTGATGCTGCTCATGCTGTTCGAACTTTTATAAAGAAGCAGCTTGCAAATGAACTGAAAGCAGAGCTTCTTCGCACA GTTGAGAACAACAGGAGCTCAGAAGAGTACGTGTTTGACCACCCTAATCTGGCCAGACGTGCTCTGAAGAATATTGCTCTTG CATATCTTGCCTCCCTTGAAGATTCAACATGCACTGAGCTTGTGCTACATGAGTATAAGGCTGCCACAAACATGACCGATCAGTTTGCAGCTTTGGCGGCCATAGCCCAAAATCCTGGTAAAGCTCGTGATGATGTTCTGGCTGACTTCTATAGCAAGTGGCAGGATGACTTTTTG GTTGTGAATAAATGGTTTGCACTTCAAGCTGCGTCTGACATTCCCGGTAATGTTGAGAATGTGCGGAAGCTCTTAAGCCACCCAGCATTTGACTTGCGTAATCCAAACAAGGTGTACTCACTGATTGGGGGTTTCTGTAGTTCTCCTGTGAACTTTCATGGGAAGGATGGATCAGGCTACAAGTTTTTGGGAGAAATCGTGACTGAATTAGATAAAATAAATCCTCAG GTGGCCTCCCGCATGGTGTCAGCCTTCTCAAGGTGGAAGCGCTTTGATGTAACCCGGCAAAACCTTGCCAAG GCACAGCTGGAGAAGATATTGTCCACCAATGGACTTTCAGAAAACGTGTTTGAGATTGCTTCAAAGAGCTTGGCTGCTTGA
- the LOC112176769 gene encoding puromycin-sensitive aminopeptidase isoform X3, which produces MGTPKEIFLKDYKMPDYYFDTVDLKFSLGEEKTIVTSKIAVFPRVEGSSSPLVLDGKDLKLLSIRINSKDIKEDDYQLDSRHLTIKSLPSGTFTLEIETETYPQKNTSLEGLYKSSGNFCTQCEAEGFRKITFYQDRPDIMAKYTCRIEADRSLYPVLLSNGNLIEQGDLEGNKHYALWEDPFKKPCYLFALVAGQLESRDDTFVTRSGRTVALRIWTPAQDVPKTAHAMYSLKAAMKWDEDVFGLEYDLDLFNIVAVPDFNMGAMENKSLNIFNSKLVLASPETASDGDYAAILGVIGHEYFHNWTGNRVTCRDWFQLSLKEGLTVFRDQEFSSDMGSRTVKRIGDVSKLRTYQFPQDAGPMAHPVRPHSYIKMDNFYTVTVYEKGAEVVRMYKTLLGTEGFRKGMDLYFKRHDGQAVTCEDFFAAMRDANNADFANFLQWYSQAGTPVVKVASSYNAEARTFSLKFSQEVPPTPGQPVKEPMFIPVAVGLLDSTGKEISLSSVYHDGTLQYIASNGQPVYTTVLRVTKKEEEFVFSDVSERPIPSLLRGYSAPIRLETDLTDDDLYLLLAYDSDGFNRWEAGQVLARKLMLSLVADFQQNKPLVLNPKFLHGLKSILSDSSLDKEFVAKAITLPGEVEIMDIMEVADPDAAHAVRTFIKKQLANELKAELLRTVENNRSSEEYVFDHPNLARRALKNIALAYLASLEDSTCTELVLHEYKAATNMTDQFAALAAIAQNPGKARDDVLADFYSKWQDDFLVVNKWFALQAASDIPGNVENVRKLLSHPAFDLRNPNKVYSLIGGFCSSPVNFHGKDGSGYKFLGEIVTELDKINPQVASRMVSAFSRWKRFDVTRQNLAKAQLEKILSTNGLSENVFEIASKSLAA; this is translated from the exons ATGGGTACACCAAAGGAAATCTTTTTGAAGGATTACAAAATGCCTGATTACTACTTTGACACG GTGGATTTGAAATTTTCACTTGGTGAGGAGAAAACAATTGTTACTTCAAAAATAGCTGTGTTTCCCAGAGTTGAAG GCTCCTCTTCCCCATTGGTCTTGGACGGGAAAGATCTTAAGTTGCTCTCTATTCGCATCAATAGCAAGGATATAAAG GAGGACGACTACCAATTGGATTCGCGCCACCTGACGATAAAATCACTACCTAGTGGTACATTTACTTTAGAAATTGAAACAGAGACGTATCCCCAGAAGAACACATCATTAGAG GGTCTTTACAAGTCATCTGGGAATTTCTGTACTCAGTGTGAAGCTGAAGGTTTTCGTAAAATCACATTCTATCAG GACCGTCCTGATATAATGGCAAAATATACATGCCGCATTGAAGCTGATAGATCATTATACCCAGTGTTGTTGTCTAATGGAAATCTCATAGAGCAGGGAGACCTGGAG GGTAACAAACATTATGCTCTTTGGGAGGATCCGTTCAAGAAACCCTGCTACTTGTTTGCTTTGGTTGCTGGACAGCTTGAGAGTAGAGATGACACATTTGTTACTCGATCAGGTCGGACGGTGGCCTTGAGGATTTGGACCCCAGCTCAAGACGTACCAAAGACTGCACATGCCATGTATTCACTAAAGGCGGCTATGAAATGGGATGAGGAT GTTTTTGGTCTTGAGTATGACCTGGATCTCTTCAACATTGTAGCTGTTCCAGATTTTAACAT GGGAGCTATGGAAAACAAGAGCTTGAAT ATCTTCAATTCCAAACTTGTCTTGGCATCTCCAGAAACTGCTTCTGATGGAGATTATGCTGCCATTTTGGGAGTCATTGGCCATGAG TATTTCCATAACTGGACTGGCAACAG AGTGACATGTCGTGACTGGTTTCAGCTCAGCCTGAAGGAGGGTCTTACTGTGTTCCGTGATCAG GAATTTTCATCTGATATGGGTAGTCGCACTGTAAAGCGGATTGGTGATGTTTCCAAACTCAGAACTTATCAGTTTCCACAG gaTGCTGGTCCCATGGCTCATCCTGTGCGGCCACATTCTTACATCAAG ATGGATAACTTCTATACAG TGACG GTGTATGAAAAG GGAGCTGAAGTGGTCAGGATGTACAAAACCTTACTCGGGACTGAAGGATTCCGAAAG GGTATGGATCTTTACTTCAAGAGACATGATGGACAAGCTGTAACCTGTGAAGACTTTTTTGCTGCCATGCGAGATGCCAACAATGCAGATTTTGCTAACTTCTTACAATG GTACTCCCAGGCTGGGACCCCTGTTGTCAAAGTTGCATCGTCTTACAACGCTGAAGCCCGTactttttctttgaaatttag TCAAGAGGTACCACCAACTCCAGGGCAGCCTGTTAAAGAACCTATGTTCATTCCAGTGGCAGTAGGTTTGCTTGATTCAACTGGCAAGGAGATTTCGCTCTCCTCTGTGTATCATGATGGGACATTGCAATATATTGCTAGCAATGGTCAGCCAGTCTACACAACAGTTCTTAGAGTAACGAAG aaagaagaagagtttGTCTTCTCTGATGTATCTGAGCGGCCCATTCCATCTCTACTACGCGGCTATAGTGCACCTATTCGTCTGGAAACTGATCTCACTGATGATGATCTCTATTTACTCCTCGCTTATGATTCAGATGGATTCAATCG CTGGGAGGCGGGACAAGTGCTGGCGCGTAAGTTGATGCTAAGTTTGGTTGCTGATTTTCAACAAAACAAACCTTTGGTCTTGAATCCTAAGTTTCTGCATGGGCTCAAAAGCATACTATCCGACTCTAGCTTGGATAAA GAATTTGTTGCAAAAGCAATAACTCTGCCTGGCGAAGTAGAGATAATGGATATCATGGAAGTTGCAGATCCTGATGCTGCTCATGCTGTTCGAACTTTTATAAAGAAGCAGCTTGCAAATGAACTGAAAGCAGAGCTTCTTCGCACA GTTGAGAACAACAGGAGCTCAGAAGAGTACGTGTTTGACCACCCTAATCTGGCCAGACGTGCTCTGAAGAATATTGCTCTTG CATATCTTGCCTCCCTTGAAGATTCAACATGCACTGAGCTTGTGCTACATGAGTATAAGGCTGCCACAAACATGACCGATCAGTTTGCAGCTTTGGCGGCCATAGCCCAAAATCCTGGTAAAGCTCGTGATGATGTTCTGGCTGACTTCTATAGCAAGTGGCAGGATGACTTTTTG GTTGTGAATAAATGGTTTGCACTTCAAGCTGCGTCTGACATTCCCGGTAATGTTGAGAATGTGCGGAAGCTCTTAAGCCACCCAGCATTTGACTTGCGTAATCCAAACAAGGTGTACTCACTGATTGGGGGTTTCTGTAGTTCTCCTGTGAACTTTCATGGGAAGGATGGATCAGGCTACAAGTTTTTGGGAGAAATCGTGACTGAATTAGATAAAATAAATCCTCAG GTGGCCTCCCGCATGGTGTCAGCCTTCTCAAGGTGGAAGCGCTTTGATGTAACCCGGCAAAACCTTGCCAAG GCACAGCTGGAGAAGATATTGTCCACCAATGGACTTTCAGAAAACGTGTTTGAGATTGCTTCAAAGAGCTTGGCTGCTTGA
- the LOC112176738 gene encoding uncharacterized protein LOC112176738, with amino-acid sequence MMVRGVNGGESRSGSNALDTINAAASAIAAAESRVPQATVQKRRWAKGWSVYWCFGFQRHRKRIGHAVILPETSSSGGDDSRAENPTQAPSIVLPFVAPPSSPASFLQSEPPSAMQSPAGFKSFISASMYSPGPASIFAIGPYAHETQLVSPPVFSTFTTEPSTAPFTPPAESVHLTTPSSPEVPFAQLLDPNFRNGEGGQRYPLSHYEFQSYQLYPGSPVGQLISPSSGISGSGTSSPFLDSEFTSGGRHFLEFRTGEAPKLLNLEILFNRDWGSRLCSGSVTPDAAKSTSSDGFTLKPHTPEGVFNAGSNSRRRNDDVSIGHRVSFELSDEEVVRCVDKKPLALAEAVSTSLQCTEKAEGEEVPSQEVSSSQECPVVDTSNESSEKAVGGDGEEAFHRHQKERSITLGSAKEFNFDNADGGDSGTSNISTDWWANEKVVSNENGQSKNWSFFPMIQPGVS; translated from the exons ATGATGGTGAGAGGAGTGAACGGCGGAGAGTCCAGAAGTGGGAGCAACGCTTTGGATACTATCAACGCAGCTGCTTCGGCGATCGCGGCGGCCGAGAGCCGTGTTCCTCAAGCCACCGTGCAG AAGAGAAGATGGGCCAAAGGCTGGAGTGTCTATTGGTGTTTCGGCTTTCAAAGACATAGGAAGAGAATTGGACATGCTGTCATTCTCCCAGAAACAAGTTCCTCCGGAGGTGATGACTCTAGAGCCGAAAATCCAACCCAAGCACCTTCCATTGTACTTCCCTTTGTTGCACCTCCGTCCTCTCCTGCTTCATTTCTTCAGTCAGAACCTCCTTCTGCCATGCAATCGCCAGCTGGTTTTAAATCTTTTATTTCTGCTAGTATGTACTCCCCCGGGCCTGCATCGATATTTGCCATTGGTCCTTATGCTCACGAAACCCAGTTGGTCTCACCTCCCGTTTTCTCAACCTTTACTACTGAACCATCAACTGCTCCATTCACTCCTCCTGCCGAGTCTGTTCACTTGACTACACCTTCGTCACCTGAGGTTCCATTTGCTCAGCTGCTTGATCCTAACTTTAGGAATGGTGAAGGTGGTCAGAGATACCCATTATCTCACTATGAATTTCAGTCTTACCAACTGTACCCTGGAAGCCCAGTTGGTCAGCTTATATCACCAAGCTCAGGTATCTCTGGCTCTGGTACTTCTTCTCCTTTCCTTGACAGTGAGTTTACTTCTGGTGGTCGTCACTTCCTGGAGTTCCGAACAGGTGAAGCTCCTAAACTCTTGAACCTTGAAATTCTCTTCAACCGTGATTGGGGTTCAAGACTATGTTCTGGTTCTGTGACTCCTGATGCTGCAAAGTCTACATCTTCCGATGGTTTTACTCTAAAACCGCATACCCCTGAAGGTGTATTCAATGCAGGATCAAACAGTCGACGCAGAAATGATGATGTTTCCATCGGTCATAGAGTCTCGTTTGAGTTAAGTGATGAAGAAGTTGTAAGATGTGTGGACAAGAAGCCACTAGCATTAGCTGAAGCTGTATCAACATCTCTACAATGTACAGAAAAGGCTGAAGGAGAAGAAGTTCCTAGTCAAGAAGTGAGTAGTAGTCAGGAGTGCCCTGTTGTTGACACATCCAATGAATCATCAGAAAAGGCTGTAGGAGGAGATGGGGAGGAGGCATTCCACCGGCATCAGAAGGAGCGATCCATCACACTTGGTTCTGCTAAGGAATTCAATTTCGACAATGCAGATGGAGGAGATTCTGGCACCTCTAATATCAGCACTGACTGGTGGGCGAATGAGAAGGTTGTTTCGAACGAGAATGGGCAATCAAAGAATTGGTCTTTCTTCCCTATGATACAGCCGGGTGTGAGTTAA